The following are from one region of the Simiduia agarivorans SA1 = DSM 21679 genome:
- the lysA gene encoding diaminopimelate decarboxylase: protein MAYFPRVQGRLHVESLPLADIAHEFGTPTYVYSRAALTDAFQAYQHALGDHPGLVCFAVKANSNLGVLGLLADLGAGFDIVSEGELERVLLAGGKPEKIVFSGVGKTPAAMRKALEVGVHCFNVESEAELELLSEVALQCGTTAPVSLRVNPDVDAKTHPYISTGLKENKFGIDIARAPEVYARAAALAGLRVVGVDCHIGSQLTELDPFLDALDRLLALINQLKHRGISLEHIDIGGGLGVTYQQETPPPIAELINAVKARLSDSGLALVMEPGRSICANAGVLLTEVLFLKPTEHKNFAIIDAAMNDNIRPALYQAWQGAEVVDQHAGETKTWDLVGPVCETGDFLAKDRPLALAAGDLIAVMSTGAYGFTMSSNYNSRPRAAEVMVDGDRAHLVRARETLADLTRGESLLPN from the coding sequence ATGGCTTACTTTCCCCGCGTGCAGGGTCGCTTGCACGTTGAATCCCTGCCTCTGGCGGATATCGCGCACGAATTCGGGACCCCCACCTATGTGTACAGCCGCGCCGCCCTGACCGATGCCTTCCAGGCGTATCAGCACGCCCTCGGCGACCATCCCGGACTCGTGTGCTTTGCGGTAAAGGCCAATTCTAACCTGGGCGTTCTGGGGCTGTTGGCCGACCTGGGCGCGGGTTTCGATATTGTCTCTGAAGGTGAACTGGAGCGGGTCTTACTGGCCGGCGGCAAGCCCGAAAAAATTGTCTTTTCCGGCGTTGGCAAAACCCCGGCTGCCATGCGCAAAGCGCTGGAAGTGGGCGTGCATTGTTTCAATGTGGAATCGGAAGCCGAGCTGGAACTGCTGTCGGAGGTGGCCCTGCAATGCGGCACCACGGCGCCGGTTTCGCTGCGGGTGAACCCGGATGTGGATGCCAAAACCCACCCCTACATTTCCACCGGCCTGAAAGAGAACAAATTCGGGATCGATATTGCGCGCGCGCCCGAAGTTTACGCCCGTGCCGCGGCGTTAGCAGGCTTGCGGGTGGTGGGCGTGGATTGCCACATCGGTTCCCAGCTCACCGAACTGGACCCCTTTCTGGATGCGCTCGATCGCCTGCTGGCGCTGATTAATCAACTCAAACACCGCGGCATCTCGCTCGAACACATCGATATTGGCGGCGGCCTGGGCGTGACCTATCAACAGGAAACACCGCCGCCCATCGCCGAGCTGATCAATGCCGTCAAAGCGCGCCTGTCGGACTCGGGTCTGGCCCTGGTCATGGAGCCCGGCCGCTCCATTTGTGCCAATGCCGGTGTATTGCTGACCGAAGTGCTGTTCCTGAAGCCCACCGAGCACAAGAACTTTGCCATTATCGACGCCGCCATGAACGACAACATCCGGCCGGCCTTATACCAGGCCTGGCAAGGTGCGGAAGTGGTGGATCAGCACGCGGGCGAAACCAAAACCTGGGACCTGGTGGGCCCGGTCTGTGAAACCGGCGATTTTCTCGCCAAGGATCGCCCTCTGGCACTTGCAGCCGGCGACCTGATCGCAGTAATGTCCACGGGAGCTTACGGCTTTACCATGAGTTCCAATTACAACAGCCGGCCCCGCGCCGCTGAGGTGATGGTAGACGGCGACCGCGCCCACCTGGTGCGCGCACGTGAAACCCTGGCCGACCTGACTCGTGGCGAGAGCCTGTTACCCAATTGA
- a CDS encoding HAD family hydrolase, with protein MTSTIKLISFDLDNTLWDATQLLTAAEIHTHQWLEQFCPKLTRKYSADQLRMARMEYWQRHPEFRHLITRVRRDSLRAKLIEAGYCLSEAIELADLAMDVFMEARHRVHYYDHALTTLDDLHNHYRLAAISNGNACTQRLGLKQFDFHLSAETVGAAKPSPEPFELALAMADANPAEMVHIGDNPQEDIQAAANLGINTIWYNPTNKPWELQPCRPSATVRCLSQIPAAIAGLMQAPLAAQWA; from the coding sequence TTGACCAGCACAATCAAGCTCATCAGTTTCGATCTGGACAACACGCTCTGGGATGCCACCCAGCTGTTGACGGCCGCGGAAATCCATACGCACCAGTGGCTGGAGCAGTTCTGCCCCAAGCTCACGCGCAAGTACAGCGCGGATCAGTTGCGCATGGCGCGCATGGAGTATTGGCAACGCCACCCCGAATTCCGTCATCTGATCACCCGCGTGCGCCGCGACAGCCTGCGCGCCAAACTGATCGAAGCCGGCTATTGCCTGAGCGAGGCCATTGAGCTGGCAGACCTGGCCATGGACGTGTTCATGGAAGCCCGTCACCGGGTGCACTATTACGACCATGCGCTCACCACGCTGGATGACCTGCACAATCACTACCGCCTCGCCGCCATATCCAACGGCAATGCCTGCACCCAGCGCCTGGGCCTGAAGCAATTTGATTTTCATCTCAGCGCCGAAACCGTGGGTGCCGCCAAACCCAGCCCGGAGCCGTTCGAATTGGCCCTGGCCATGGCCGATGCCAACCCTGCGGAGATGGTACATATCGGCGATAACCCGCAAGAAGACATTCAGGCGGCCGCCAATCTGGGCATCAATACCATCTGGTACAACCCCACCAACAAACCCTGGGAACTCCAGCCCTGTCGCCCCAGTGCGACGGTGCGGTGTTTGTCACAGATTCCCGCTGCGATCGCCGGACTGATGCAGGCGCCGCTGGCTGCGCAGTGGGCGTAA
- a CDS encoding c-type cytochrome — MNKVWGLFAAAGLGLCLSVVAMADRQQDIADRIKPAGKSCLVGEECAAAPVAVASSDGPRSGEQVYTTKCFSCHATGAAGAPKLGDAAAWAPRIAQGAETLYTHAIGGLNGMPAKGLCMDCSDDEIKAAVDHMVAGSQ; from the coding sequence ATGAACAAGGTATGGGGTCTGTTTGCAGCAGCTGGTTTGGGGCTGTGTTTGTCCGTAGTAGCAATGGCCGATCGCCAGCAAGACATTGCAGACCGGATCAAGCCGGCGGGCAAATCCTGCCTGGTGGGCGAAGAGTGCGCGGCCGCGCCCGTCGCAGTGGCGTCCAGTGACGGTCCCCGCAGTGGTGAACAGGTCTATACCACCAAATGCTTCAGCTGCCATGCCACCGGTGCCGCAGGCGCACCCAAGCTGGGTGATGCAGCCGCCTGGGCTCCCCGCATTGCCCAGGGTGCAGAAACACTTTACACCCACGCCATTGGCGGCCTGAACGGCATGCCAGCCAAGGGCCTGTGCATGGATTGCTCTGATGATGAAATCAAAGCGGCAGTGGATCACATGGTGGCCGGCTCTCAGTAA
- a CDS encoding CPXCG motif-containing cysteine-rich protein → MLLDTVDACCPYCGEPITLIIDSSGGDQDYIEDCSVCCQPIQVHLRCDPVEITLRHQNET, encoded by the coding sequence ATGTTGCTGGATACTGTAGACGCCTGTTGCCCCTACTGCGGGGAGCCCATAACACTGATTATCGATAGCTCGGGCGGCGACCAGGACTACATCGAGGACTGCAGCGTGTGCTGCCAGCCCATTCAGGTTCACTTGCGCTGTGACCCGGTTGAGATCACACTGCGCCATCAGAATGAGACGTGA
- a CDS encoding putative hydro-lyase, giving the protein MPSHFASPYALRQAIRAGDFAANTSGQAPGFVQCNLAILPRDWAMDFLQFCQANPKPCPLVAVSDQPGNPLLAAAGEDVDIRTDLPRYRIWQNGALTEEVSDISAHWRDDLVTFLIGCSFSFEEALVADGLEIRNVSEGVNVPMYNTNLACTPAGRFHGNMVVSMRPFVPRDAIRMIQICSRFPSVHGAPVHFGDPQAIGINNIDTPDYGDAVTIKPDEVPVFTACGVTPQAAIMQAKPDFCITHSPGCMLVTDIPNSKLAIL; this is encoded by the coding sequence ATGCCCAGCCACTTTGCTTCACCTTATGCCCTACGTCAGGCCATCCGCGCCGGCGACTTTGCCGCCAATACCTCCGGCCAGGCGCCGGGATTTGTGCAGTGCAACCTGGCCATCCTGCCACGCGACTGGGCCATGGATTTCCTGCAGTTCTGCCAGGCCAACCCCAAGCCCTGCCCGCTGGTGGCGGTAAGCGACCAGCCCGGCAACCCCCTGCTGGCTGCCGCCGGTGAGGACGTGGATATCCGCACCGACCTACCGCGCTACCGCATCTGGCAAAATGGCGCATTGACCGAGGAAGTGAGCGACATTTCCGCCCACTGGCGGGATGATCTGGTGACATTCCTGATTGGTTGCTCTTTCTCTTTTGAAGAAGCGCTGGTGGCCGATGGCCTGGAAATCCGCAATGTGAGCGAGGGCGTGAACGTGCCCATGTACAACACCAACCTCGCCTGCACCCCAGCCGGCCGCTTTCACGGCAATATGGTGGTGAGCATGCGCCCGTTTGTACCGCGCGATGCCATCCGCATGATCCAGATCTGCTCGCGCTTTCCGAGCGTGCACGGCGCGCCGGTGCATTTTGGCGACCCGCAGGCGATTGGCATTAACAACATTGATACTCCTGATTACGGCGATGCGGTCACCATCAAACCGGACGAAGTGCCCGTGTTCACCGCCTGCGGCGTCACGCCCCAGGCAGCCATCATGCAGGCCAAACCGGATTTCTGTATTACCCACAGCCCCGGCTGTATGCTGGTGACCGATATTCCCAACTCCAAGCTGGCGATTTTATAA
- a CDS encoding winged helix-turn-helix domain-containing protein codes for MGVSKTRTSFYRRLYLAWLINRGINNVPAIQAATGMPRRTAQDTLNAIHELDIACVFEGANKNGGYEIADWGPINPAWLEANAGRLAEVLEYPFPPTPTA; via the coding sequence GTGGGCGTAAGTAAAACCCGCACCAGCTTTTACCGCCGGCTCTATCTCGCCTGGTTGATCAACCGGGGCATCAATAACGTACCGGCCATTCAAGCCGCTACCGGCATGCCCCGACGCACCGCGCAGGACACCCTGAACGCTATCCATGAGCTGGATATTGCCTGCGTATTTGAAGGTGCCAATAAAAATGGTGGCTATGAAATCGCAGACTGGGGGCCAATCAATCCAGCGTGGCTGGAGGCCAATGCCGGCCGGTTAGCGGAAGTGCTGGAATACCCCTTCCCACCTACGCCCACTGCGTGA
- a CDS encoding DUF484 family protein produces MSEHTISDAEVAKYLADNPDFFSRHGDLLADLTLPHESGEAISLVEKQVSVLRERNMDMRHRLSNLLDNARENDKLFDKTKRLVLALLEGRRAEDTINALHYSFDKDFQIQFTRLVLFRPQTGKLGQARCVTLTDAKAPLGRILKTQKAFCGQLANEEKAYLFGEQAPLVASAALVPLMHGTCYGLLVVGNRDANYYRSSMGTLFLSYIAEVLNRVLPYQLDA; encoded by the coding sequence GTGTCTGAGCACACGATCAGCGATGCCGAAGTGGCCAAGTACCTGGCCGACAACCCCGACTTTTTCAGCCGCCACGGCGACCTGCTCGCCGACCTGACGCTTCCGCATGAAAGTGGCGAGGCCATTTCGCTGGTGGAAAAACAGGTGTCGGTGCTGCGCGAGCGCAACATGGACATGCGCCACCGCTTGTCCAACCTGCTCGACAATGCGCGCGAAAACGACAAGCTGTTCGACAAAACCAAACGCCTGGTATTGGCGCTGCTCGAGGGCCGGCGCGCGGAAGACACCATCAATGCGTTGCACTACAGCTTTGACAAAGACTTCCAGATCCAATTCACCCGCCTGGTGTTGTTCCGGCCACAAACCGGCAAACTGGGCCAGGCCCGTTGCGTCACGCTCACCGACGCCAAGGCACCGCTGGGGCGTATTCTGAAAACCCAGAAAGCGTTTTGTGGCCAGCTGGCCAATGAAGAAAAAGCCTACCTGTTCGGCGAGCAGGCACCGCTGGTGGCGTCTGCTGCCTTGGTACCGCTGATGCACGGCACCTGTTATGGCTTGTTGGTAGTGGGCAATCGCGACGCCAACTATTACCGCTCCAGCATGGGCACCCTGTTTCTGAGTTACATCGCCGAAGTGTTGAACCGGGTCTTGCCCTACCAACTGGACGCTTGA
- the xerC gene encoding tyrosine recombinase XerC: MDSAPFSQELESFLVWLARERRLSSHTCAAYARDLAKLQQFCAQRNLGLADLDVHAVRQCLAQQHRAGLAGKSLRRWLSALRSFFAYGVRQRWLAADPAAGITAPKVEKKLPATLDVDEVGQLLNFSQDDSLSSRDLAMLELTYSSGLRLAELAGLDVTDLDLSDATVRVTGKGNKSRVLPVGRMAVRALRQWLKERADLAAAGETALFVSQRGSRISHRRIQQLFGEHSLRQQLDKAVHPHMLRHSFASHMLESSSDLRAVQELLGHANISTTQIYTHLDFQHLAKVYDQAHPRAQKKGPTDAE; encoded by the coding sequence ATGGACAGCGCGCCCTTCAGTCAGGAACTGGAATCCTTTCTGGTCTGGCTGGCGCGCGAACGCCGCCTCTCCTCCCACACCTGCGCCGCCTACGCCCGCGATCTGGCCAAGCTCCAGCAATTTTGCGCCCAGCGCAATCTCGGCCTGGCCGATCTGGACGTGCACGCCGTGCGCCAATGCCTGGCCCAACAACATCGCGCGGGTCTGGCCGGTAAAAGCTTGCGGCGCTGGCTCTCCGCCCTGCGCAGTTTTTTTGCCTACGGCGTACGCCAGCGCTGGTTGGCGGCCGACCCCGCCGCCGGCATCACCGCCCCTAAAGTCGAGAAAAAGCTGCCCGCCACTCTGGATGTGGACGAAGTGGGCCAGCTGTTGAACTTCAGCCAGGACGACAGTCTCTCCAGCCGGGATCTGGCCATGCTGGAGCTGACCTATTCGTCCGGCCTGCGCCTGGCCGAGCTGGCAGGGCTCGACGTCACCGATCTGGACCTGTCCGATGCCACGGTCCGCGTCACCGGTAAGGGCAACAAAAGCCGGGTACTGCCAGTGGGACGGATGGCCGTGAGGGCGCTCCGGCAATGGCTCAAGGAGCGCGCGGACCTCGCCGCCGCCGGCGAAACCGCGCTGTTTGTCAGCCAACGGGGTAGTCGCATCAGCCATCGCCGCATTCAGCAACTGTTTGGTGAACACAGTCTGCGCCAACAACTGGACAAAGCGGTACACCCGCACATGCTGCGCCACTCCTTTGCCAGCCACATGCTGGAATCCTCCAGCGACCTGCGCGCGGTGCAGGAGTTACTGGGTCACGCCAACATCTCCACCACCCAGATATACACTCACCTGGATTTCCAGCACCTCGCCAAGGTCTATGATCAGGCCCACCCACGCGCCCAGAAAAAAGGGCCCACCGACGCCGAGTAA
- the lptM gene encoding LPS translocon maturation chaperone LptM produces MKHICILCALCLFLTLAGCGQKGPLVVPQPEQSESTAEQ; encoded by the coding sequence ATGAAACACATTTGCATCCTGTGCGCATTGTGTCTGTTCCTCACCCTGGCCGGTTGCGGTCAGAAGGGCCCGCTGGTGGTTCCTCAACCCGAACAGTCTGAATCCACCGCTGAACAATAA
- a CDS encoding zinc-binding dehydrogenase has product MTRDEACTRQVWRTPKAGALSDLAMCTEPMPALAPEKIRVSVQAVGLNFADIFALTGLYSATPAGSFVPGLEFSGVVVAVGEQAATDFKPGDRIFGCIRFGAYADSVDVLPQHCRGLPDDWTYEQGAAFAVQALTAFYALTELGNIKPGQQVLVQSAAGGVGLQAMKMARAMGANPIGTVGNEHKKRFLHALGFTDVLVRGPDFGKQLQSHLGERPLHLVLDGIGGAVQKNAFDLLAPMGRLVAFGAAEFTPGNKPNWLKIAWRYLTRPRYDLLNMISENKSVLGFNLIWLWQEQALFDALLEGCVALNLSPPHVGHVFAFADAKAALDCLRSGQSVGKVVLVQSP; this is encoded by the coding sequence ATGACGCGCGACGAAGCATGCACCCGCCAGGTGTGGCGCACGCCCAAAGCGGGCGCTCTGTCTGATCTGGCAATGTGCACTGAGCCAATGCCGGCGCTGGCACCGGAAAAAATCCGCGTGTCAGTGCAAGCCGTCGGGCTTAACTTTGCCGATATTTTTGCCCTCACCGGTTTGTACTCCGCAACGCCCGCGGGCAGTTTTGTGCCCGGGCTGGAGTTTTCCGGTGTGGTTGTTGCTGTGGGCGAACAGGCCGCAACCGACTTCAAACCCGGCGATCGCATCTTTGGCTGCATCCGCTTTGGCGCCTATGCCGATAGCGTGGATGTATTGCCACAACACTGCCGTGGGCTGCCTGACGATTGGACCTACGAACAGGGCGCGGCTTTTGCCGTGCAGGCATTGACCGCGTTTTATGCGTTAACGGAGCTTGGCAATATCAAACCGGGGCAGCAGGTGCTGGTTCAAAGTGCTGCCGGTGGTGTGGGGTTGCAGGCCATGAAGATGGCGCGGGCGATGGGCGCTAATCCGATTGGCACCGTCGGCAATGAACACAAAAAACGGTTTCTGCACGCTCTGGGCTTTACCGACGTGCTGGTGCGTGGCCCGGACTTCGGTAAGCAACTGCAATCGCATTTAGGCGAGCGCCCCCTGCATCTGGTGTTGGATGGCATCGGTGGCGCTGTTCAGAAAAACGCCTTTGATTTACTGGCGCCCATGGGGCGTCTGGTGGCATTTGGTGCGGCCGAGTTCACCCCTGGCAATAAACCCAATTGGTTAAAGATCGCCTGGCGCTATTTAACCCGTCCGCGCTATGACTTGCTGAATATGATCAGCGAGAACAAGTCTGTACTTGGATTCAATCTGATCTGGCTTTGGCAGGAGCAAGCGTTGTTTGACGCGCTTCTGGAGGGTTGTGTTGCATTGAATCTGTCGCCCCCACACGTAGGTCATGTGTTCGCCTTTGCGGATGCAAAAGCCGCTTTGGATTGCCTGCGTTCAGGCCAATCGGTCGGCAAGGTAGTGCTGGTTCAATCGCCCTGA
- a CDS encoding 5-oxoprolinase subunit PxpA, whose translation MSLLLNCDLGESFGSWTMGMDEQVMPHIDQANIACGFHAGDPVTMLHTLNLASDNKVMIGAHPAYPDLVGFGRRSMNCSVNEMRALVLYQLSALDGMAQSTGQQVEYVKPHGALYNDMMANALVREAIMEALASYHRPVRLMLQATPQFETHKQEAEKHGLELWFEAFADRCYDDDGKLLSRAKTGAVHSHDKMMAQVRQLAEQGTITTVSGHTLQLQVDTLCVHGDNAAGVAAIQDIRALIKGGVTHE comes from the coding sequence ATGAGTTTGTTACTTAACTGCGACCTGGGTGAATCCTTCGGCTCCTGGACCATGGGCATGGACGAGCAGGTCATGCCGCACATCGATCAGGCCAACATTGCCTGCGGCTTCCACGCCGGCGATCCGGTGACCATGCTGCACACCCTGAATCTCGCCTCCGACAACAAGGTGATGATCGGCGCCCACCCCGCCTACCCGGATCTGGTGGGTTTCGGCCGCCGCTCGATGAATTGTTCGGTGAACGAAATGCGCGCACTGGTGCTGTACCAGCTGTCGGCGCTGGACGGCATGGCCCAGAGCACGGGCCAGCAGGTGGAATACGTCAAACCCCACGGCGCCCTCTACAACGACATGATGGCCAACGCGCTGGTGCGCGAAGCGATCATGGAGGCACTGGCCAGCTACCACCGCCCCGTGCGGCTGATGCTGCAGGCCACGCCCCAGTTTGAAACCCACAAGCAAGAAGCCGAAAAACACGGCCTCGAACTCTGGTTTGAAGCCTTCGCCGACCGCTGCTACGACGACGACGGCAAGCTGCTGTCGCGCGCCAAAACCGGCGCCGTGCACAGTCACGACAAGATGATGGCGCAGGTGCGCCAGCTGGCCGAGCAGGGCACCATCACCACCGTCAGCGGCCACACGCTGCAATTGCAGGTGGATACCCTGTGCGTGCACGGCGATAACGCCGCCGGCGTGGCCGCGATTCAGGACATCCGCGCATTGATCAAAGGTGGTGTAACCCATGAGTGA
- a CDS encoding aminotransferase class I/II-fold pyridoxal phosphate-dependent enzyme, protein MAGNPQAKCRVLLVTEEPGFGERWIRELKQVAETDDGSPIRLHISQGRADKLASYLADGMTQIVALDEHSLGDKGLDSCYQQVRATRAEIDCFLLTSSTNPVTETVYEGVLSRAESNYGVVYRSLRRVLLERTATPFADALKEYVFAARDSWHTPGHSSGDSLSSSPWVVDFYRFMGEHMFNTDLSVSVKMLDSLMEPVSVIRNAQNLAAKTFGARHTYYVTNGTSTSNKIVLQYLMRHGDKVIVDRNCHKSVHHAMIMSGSIPVYLESSVNQNYGVYGPVSKARIFAAIDENPEARLLILTSCTYDGMRYDLKPIIEYAHAHNIRVLIDEAWYAHGRFHPEFRPTALECGADFVTHSTHKMLSAFSQASMIHVGHGVKNFDAARFREDINMHTSTSPQYGMIASLDVARKQMSIEGFSVMSRTLGFVQEIRDYVKEHTAFRVLDVEDLCDPSLKDDGIRLDVTKVTIDVGVAGMSAPTVQAELFNDYGIQIEKNTHNTLTVLVTIGTTESKVLRLKQALQKISQKAPGVPLEHKHQSIPSLPPMRVLPRTAYFAEGEKLPLTQDAHKGELVARVACDEIVPYPPGIPLVVPGQELTADILSAIANYVYERKDLEMHGVQTINGVPHIRVMRKEAEAEGKAELTRLAGH, encoded by the coding sequence ATGGCGGGAAATCCCCAGGCGAAATGCAGAGTTTTATTGGTCACCGAGGAGCCCGGCTTCGGCGAGCGCTGGATACGCGAGCTGAAACAGGTGGCCGAAACAGACGATGGCTCGCCCATCCGGCTGCATATCAGCCAGGGGCGCGCCGACAAGCTGGCCAGTTACCTGGCCGACGGGATGACACAGATTGTCGCCCTGGATGAGCACTCGCTGGGCGATAAAGGCCTGGACAGCTGTTACCAGCAGGTGCGGGCAACCCGTGCGGAAATCGACTGCTTCCTGCTTACCAGCAGTACCAATCCGGTCACCGAAACCGTGTATGAAGGTGTCTTGTCGCGGGCCGAATCCAACTATGGCGTGGTGTACCGCAGCCTTCGGCGGGTTTTGCTCGAGCGAACCGCCACGCCTTTTGCCGACGCCTTGAAAGAGTACGTATTTGCCGCGCGCGATTCCTGGCACACGCCGGGCCACTCCAGTGGCGACAGCCTGAGCTCCAGTCCCTGGGTGGTGGATTTCTACCGGTTTATGGGCGAGCACATGTTCAACACCGATCTGTCGGTGAGCGTGAAAATGCTGGACTCGCTGATGGAGCCGGTGAGTGTGATCCGCAATGCCCAGAATCTGGCGGCCAAAACCTTTGGCGCACGGCACACCTACTACGTCACCAATGGCACCAGCACCTCAAATAAAATTGTCTTGCAGTACCTGATGCGACACGGTGACAAGGTCATTGTGGACCGCAATTGTCACAAGTCTGTGCACCACGCCATGATCATGAGTGGTTCCATTCCCGTGTATCTGGAATCCTCGGTGAATCAGAATTACGGCGTTTATGGTCCGGTGTCCAAGGCCCGCATTTTTGCGGCCATCGATGAAAACCCGGAAGCCCGCCTGCTGATCCTTACCAGCTGTACCTACGACGGCATGCGCTACGATCTGAAGCCCATTATTGAATATGCGCACGCACACAACATCCGCGTACTGATCGACGAAGCCTGGTATGCGCACGGGCGGTTCCATCCCGAATTCCGTCCCACCGCGCTGGAATGCGGCGCCGATTTTGTGACCCATTCCACGCACAAAATGCTGTCGGCATTTTCACAGGCATCGATGATTCACGTGGGCCACGGGGTGAAAAATTTCGACGCCGCGCGTTTTCGTGAAGACATCAACATGCACACGTCCACCAGTCCCCAGTACGGCATGATTGCGAGCCTGGATGTGGCGCGTAAACAAATGAGTATTGAAGGATTTTCGGTCATGAGTCGCACGCTCGGCTTTGTGCAGGAAATCCGTGATTACGTGAAAGAGCACACGGCGTTCCGGGTATTGGATGTGGAGGACCTGTGTGATCCATCGTTGAAAGACGATGGTATCCGGTTGGATGTGACCAAGGTCACCATTGATGTGGGCGTGGCCGGCATGTCGGCACCCACCGTGCAAGCGGAATTGTTTAACGACTACGGCATCCAGATTGAAAAGAATACCCACAATACCCTGACGGTATTGGTGACCATTGGCACGACCGAAAGCAAAGTGCTGCGTCTGAAACAGGCGTTGCAGAAAATTTCGCAAAAAGCGCCCGGCGTACCACTTGAGCACAAACATCAATCCATTCCGTCTTTACCGCCCATGCGGGTACTGCCTCGCACAGCCTATTTTGCGGAGGGCGAAAAGCTGCCATTGACCCAGGACGCCCACAAAGGTGAATTGGTGGCGCGGGTGGCGTGCGATGAAATCGTGCCCTACCCGCCGGGTATTCCGTTGGTGGTGCCCGGCCAGGAGTTGACCGCAGATATTCTGTCCGCCATTGCCAACTATGTGTACGAACGCAAAGATCTGGAAATGCACGGGGTTCAGACCATCAACGGTGTACCCCATATCCGCGTGATGCGCAAAGAAGCCGAAGCCGAAGGCAAAGCGGAGTTGACCCGACTGGCCGGACACTGA
- the dapF gene encoding diaminopimelate epimerase has product MRLRFTKMHGLGNDFVMIDAISQRVRLTPEKVRQLADRRFGVGCDQVLIVEEPTSPDVDFRYRIYNADGSEVENCGNGARCFANFVRERKLTGKQSIVVQTAAGVMTLNIADGDKVQVDMGAPVLVPAQVPFQANEQAATYAIEADGQQWQVSAVSMGNPHCVLVVDDTETAPVATLGPVLEAHPSFPNKANVGFMQILSRREINLRVYERGAGETLACGTGACAAVVAGRLRDLLDSDVVVNLPGGSLTIQWQGGEHPVVMTGPTAHVFHGQIKI; this is encoded by the coding sequence ATGCGCCTCCGCTTTACCAAAATGCACGGCCTCGGCAATGACTTTGTCATGATCGATGCCATCAGCCAGCGGGTCCGGCTGACCCCGGAAAAAGTCCGCCAGTTGGCCGACCGCCGCTTCGGAGTAGGTTGCGATCAGGTACTGATCGTAGAAGAACCCACCTCACCTGACGTGGATTTCCGCTACCGGATTTACAACGCCGATGGCAGCGAAGTGGAAAACTGCGGCAACGGCGCGCGTTGCTTCGCCAATTTCGTGCGCGAACGCAAACTCACCGGCAAGCAATCAATCGTGGTACAAACCGCCGCTGGCGTGATGACCCTGAACATTGCCGACGGCGATAAAGTGCAGGTGGATATGGGTGCGCCCGTGCTGGTGCCCGCGCAGGTGCCATTTCAGGCCAATGAGCAAGCGGCGACCTACGCCATCGAAGCGGATGGCCAGCAATGGCAGGTGAGCGCGGTGTCCATGGGTAATCCGCATTGCGTGCTGGTGGTGGACGACACCGAGACTGCCCCGGTGGCGACGCTCGGCCCCGTACTGGAAGCGCATCCGTCCTTCCCCAACAAAGCCAATGTGGGCTTTATGCAGATCCTGTCGCGACGCGAAATCAATCTTCGGGTCTACGAGCGCGGCGCCGGAGAAACCCTGGCCTGCGGCACCGGCGCGTGCGCGGCAGTGGTAGCGGGCCGGCTGCGCGACCTGTTAGACTCGGACGTTGTGGTCAACCTGCCGGGTGGCAGCCTGACCATCCAGTGGCAAGGCGGCGAACACCCGGTGGTGATGACCGGGCCTACGGCGCACGTTTTCCACGGCCAGATAAAAATCTAA